A stretch of the Lolium perenne isolate Kyuss_39 chromosome 3, Kyuss_2.0, whole genome shotgun sequence genome encodes the following:
- the LOC127340709 gene encoding uncharacterized protein, translating to MEADLKTQASIAVGMLRGVALANSSFDYIAEALRTVHAADIIMTSQPEEQPDTADEQLASIQSIAFACREVAELELSVEAAVKIINRWIEANQSGIEPNQTGLQGLPVAAWRVREVELVGTVVRARQRLELAAASCYRSCVVLDVARLGWSTFPLPVRNAWMRYGRQALISTSEYLNDSRDNLTKMCAAAVEARDAAKVLIDLL from the coding sequence ATGGAGGCGGATCTGAAGACCCAGGCCTCCATCGCGGTGGGAATGCTGCGTGGTGTCGCCCTCGCCAACTCGTCTTTCGACTACATCGCCGAAGCTCTCCGCACAGTCCATGCTGCCGACATCATCATGACATCGCAGCcggaggagcagccggacaccgcCGACGAACAGCTCGCCTCCATCCAATCCATCGCCTTTGCATGTCGTGAGGTAGCGGAGCTGGAGTTGTCAGTGGAAGCAGCAGTCAAGATCATCAATCGCTGGATCGAGGCAAACCAAAGTGGAATTGAGCCAAACCAAACCGGGCTGCAGGGGCTGCCGGTGGCTGCATGGAGGGTCCGTGAGGTGGAGCTTGTCGGGACAGTGGTCCGTGCTCGGCAGAGGCTGGAGCTAGCCGCAGCATCATGCTACCGTTCTTGTGTCGTCTTGGATGTGGCCAGACTTGGTTGGTCCACCTTCCCTTTGCCTGTCCGCAACGCCTGGATGAGGTATGGTAGGCAGGCACTCATCTCCACCAGTGAATACCTGAATGACTCCCGCGACAACCTCACAAAGATGTGCGCCGCTGCTGTTGAAGCACGCGACGCCGCAAAAGTTCTAATCGACCTCCTGTAG